The Phacochoerus africanus isolate WHEZ1 chromosome 3, ROS_Pafr_v1, whole genome shotgun sequence genome window below encodes:
- the PCIF1 gene encoding mRNA (2'-O-methyladenosine-N(6)-)-methyltransferase isoform X2 — MANENHGSPREEASLLSHSPGTSNQNQPCSPKPIRLVQDLPEELVHAGWEKCWSRRENRPYYFNRFTNQSLWEMPVLGQHDVIERGQEGIRIPKLLALAATLLVSLHQSDPLGLNATPLPQDSSLVETPPAENKPRKRQLSEEQPSGNGVKKPKIEIPVTPTGPSVPSSPSIPGTPTLKIWGTSSEDKQQAALLRPTELYWDLDIQTNAVIKHRGPSEVLPPHPEVELLRSQLILKLRQHYRELCQQREACRLNPDLHQLSCPAGIEPPRESFNRWMLERKVVDKGSDPLLPSNCEPVVSPSMFREIMNDIPIRLSRIKFREEAKRLLFKYAEAARRLIESRSASPDSRKVVKWNVEDTFSWLRKDHSASKEDYMDRLEHLRRQCGPHVSAAAKDSVEGICSKIYHISLEYVKRIREKHLAILKENNIPEEVEAPEVEPRLVYCYPVRLAVSAPPMPSVEMHMENSVVCIRYKGEMVKVSRNYFSKLWLLYRYSCIDDSAFERFLPRVWCLLRRYQMMFGVGLYEGTGLQGSLPVHVFEALHRLFGVSFECFASPLNCYFRQYCSAFPDTDGYFGSRGPCLDFSPLSGSFEANPPFCEELMDAMVSHFERLLESSPEPLSFIVFIPEWREPPTPALTRMEQSRFKRHQLVLPAFEHEYRSGSQHVCKKEEMHYKAVHNTAVLFLQNDPGFAKWGPTPERLQELSAAYRQSGRSHGSGSSSSSSEAKDRDSGREQGPSREPHPT; from the exons ATGGCCAATGAGAATCACGGCAGCCCTCGGGAGGAAGCGTCCTTGCTGAGTCACTCCCCAGGCACCTCCAATCAGAACCAGCCCTGTTCTCCAAAGCCCATCCGCCTGGTGCAGGACCTCCCAG AGGAGCTGGTGCATGCGGGCTGGGAGAAGTGCTGGAGCAGAAGGGAGAACCGTCCCTACTACTTCAACCGATTTACCAACCAGTCCCTGTGGGAGATGCCCGTACTGGGCCAGCATGACGTAATT GAGCGGGGGCAGGAGGGCATCAGGATTCCTAAGCTGCTGGCCCTGGCTGCAACTCTGCTGGTCTCCCTCCACCAGTCGGACCCTTTGGGGCTGAATGCGACCCCCCTGCCCCAAGACTCAAGCTTGGTGGAAACCCCCCCGGCTGAGAACAAGCCCCGAAAGCGGCAGCTCTCGGAAGAGCAGCCCAGCGGCAATGGCGTGAAGAAGCCCAAG ATTGAAATCCCTGTAACACCCACGGGCCCATCGGTGCCCAGCTCCCCCAGCATCCCAGGAACCCCTACACTGAAGATTTGGGGGACGTCCTCTGAAGATAAACAGCAGGCAGCTCTCctccgacccactga GCTGTACTGGGACCTGGACATCCAGACCAACGCTGTCATCAAGCACCGGGGGCCCTCGGAGGTGCTGCCTCCCCATCCTGAGGTGGAGCTGCTCCGCTCCCAACTCATCCTGAAGCTTCGGCAGCATTACCGGGAGCTGTGCCAGCAGCGAGAGG CCTGCCGCCTGAATCCAGACCTTCATCAGCTCTCCTGTCCCGCAGGCATTGAGCCCCCTCGGGAATCCTTCAACCGCTGGATGCTGGAGCGCAAGGTCGTGGACAAAGGCTCTGATCCCCTGTTGCCAAGCAACTGTGAACCGGTCGTGTCACCTTCCATGTTTCGCGAAATCATGAATGACATTCCCATCAG GTTATCTCGAATCAAGTTCCGGGAGGAAGCCAAGCGCCTGCTCTTCAAATACGCAGAGGCTGCCAGGCGGCTCATCGAGTCCAG GAGTGCCTCTCCCGACAGCAGGAAGGTGGTCAAGTGGAACGTGGAGGACACCTTCAGCTGGCTACGGAAGGACCACTCCGCCTCCAAGGAGGACTACATG GATCGCCTGGAGCACCTGCGGAGGCAATGTGGGCCCCACGTCTCGGCCGCAGCCAAGGACTCCGTGGAAGGCATCTGTAGTAAGATCTACCACATCTCCCTGGAGTATGTCAAACGGATCCGAGAGAAGCACCTTGCCATCCTCAAGGAAAACAACATCCCAG AGGAGGTGGAGGCCCCCGAGGTGGAGCCCCGCCTGGTGTACTGCTACCCAGTGCGGCTGGCCGTGTCTGCACCCCCCATGCCCAGCGTGGAGATGCACATGGAGAACAGCGTGGTCTGCATCCGGTACAAGGGCGAGATGGTCAAGGTCAGCCGCAACTACTTCAGCAAGCTG TGGCTCCTTTACCGCTACAGCTGCATTGACGACTCTGCCTTTGAGAGGTTCCTGCCCCGAGTCTGGTGTCTTCTCCGACGGTACCAG ATGATGTTTGGCGTGGGCCTCTACGAGGGGACAGGCCTGCAGGGATCGCTGCCCGTGCACGTCTTCGAGGCCCTCCACCGACTTTTCGGCGTCAGCTTTGAGTGCTTTGCCTCACCCCTCAACTGCTACTTCCGCCAGTACTGCTCCGCCTTCCCTGACACCGATGGCTACTTTGGCTCCCGCGG gccctgcctggaCTTCTCTCCCCTGAGCGGCTCCTTCGAGGCCAACCCTCCGTTCTGCGAGGAGCTCATGGACGCCATGGTCTCCCACTTCGAG AGACTGCTCGAGAGCTCGCCAGAGCCCCTGTCCTTCATCGTGTTCATCCCTGAATGGCGGGAACCCCCGACCCCAGCGCTCACCCGCATGGAACAGAGCCGTTTCAAGCGCCACCAGCTGGTCCTGCCTGCCTTCGAGCATGAGTACCGCAGCGGCTCCCAGCACGTCTGCAAGAA GGAGGAAATGCACTACAAGGCCGTCCACAACACAGCCGTGCTCTTCCTGCAGAACGACCCCGGCTTTGCCAAGTGGGGGCCCACCCCCGAGCGACTGCAGGAGCTGAGTGCCGCCTACCGGCAGTCGGGCCGCAGCCACGGCTCTGGCAGCTCATCATCCTCCTCGGAGGCCAAGGACCGGGACTCAGGCCGGGAGCAGGGCCCCAGCCGGGAGCCTCACCCCACTTAA
- the PCIF1 gene encoding mRNA (2'-O-methyladenosine-N(6)-)-methyltransferase isoform X1, whose translation MSGVDAEMANENHGSPREEASLLSHSPGTSNQNQPCSPKPIRLVQDLPEELVHAGWEKCWSRRENRPYYFNRFTNQSLWEMPVLGQHDVIERGQEGIRIPKLLALAATLLVSLHQSDPLGLNATPLPQDSSLVETPPAENKPRKRQLSEEQPSGNGVKKPKIEIPVTPTGPSVPSSPSIPGTPTLKIWGTSSEDKQQAALLRPTELYWDLDIQTNAVIKHRGPSEVLPPHPEVELLRSQLILKLRQHYRELCQQREACRLNPDLHQLSCPAGIEPPRESFNRWMLERKVVDKGSDPLLPSNCEPVVSPSMFREIMNDIPIRLSRIKFREEAKRLLFKYAEAARRLIESRSASPDSRKVVKWNVEDTFSWLRKDHSASKEDYMDRLEHLRRQCGPHVSAAAKDSVEGICSKIYHISLEYVKRIREKHLAILKENNIPEEVEAPEVEPRLVYCYPVRLAVSAPPMPSVEMHMENSVVCIRYKGEMVKVSRNYFSKLWLLYRYSCIDDSAFERFLPRVWCLLRRYQMMFGVGLYEGTGLQGSLPVHVFEALHRLFGVSFECFASPLNCYFRQYCSAFPDTDGYFGSRGPCLDFSPLSGSFEANPPFCEELMDAMVSHFERLLESSPEPLSFIVFIPEWREPPTPALTRMEQSRFKRHQLVLPAFEHEYRSGSQHVCKKEEMHYKAVHNTAVLFLQNDPGFAKWGPTPERLQELSAAYRQSGRSHGSGSSSSSSEAKDRDSGREQGPSREPHPT comes from the exons AT GTCCGGTGTGGATGCCGAGATGGCCAATGAGAATCACGGCAGCCCTCGGGAGGAAGCGTCCTTGCTGAGTCACTCCCCAGGCACCTCCAATCAGAACCAGCCCTGTTCTCCAAAGCCCATCCGCCTGGTGCAGGACCTCCCAG AGGAGCTGGTGCATGCGGGCTGGGAGAAGTGCTGGAGCAGAAGGGAGAACCGTCCCTACTACTTCAACCGATTTACCAACCAGTCCCTGTGGGAGATGCCCGTACTGGGCCAGCATGACGTAATT GAGCGGGGGCAGGAGGGCATCAGGATTCCTAAGCTGCTGGCCCTGGCTGCAACTCTGCTGGTCTCCCTCCACCAGTCGGACCCTTTGGGGCTGAATGCGACCCCCCTGCCCCAAGACTCAAGCTTGGTGGAAACCCCCCCGGCTGAGAACAAGCCCCGAAAGCGGCAGCTCTCGGAAGAGCAGCCCAGCGGCAATGGCGTGAAGAAGCCCAAG ATTGAAATCCCTGTAACACCCACGGGCCCATCGGTGCCCAGCTCCCCCAGCATCCCAGGAACCCCTACACTGAAGATTTGGGGGACGTCCTCTGAAGATAAACAGCAGGCAGCTCTCctccgacccactga GCTGTACTGGGACCTGGACATCCAGACCAACGCTGTCATCAAGCACCGGGGGCCCTCGGAGGTGCTGCCTCCCCATCCTGAGGTGGAGCTGCTCCGCTCCCAACTCATCCTGAAGCTTCGGCAGCATTACCGGGAGCTGTGCCAGCAGCGAGAGG CCTGCCGCCTGAATCCAGACCTTCATCAGCTCTCCTGTCCCGCAGGCATTGAGCCCCCTCGGGAATCCTTCAACCGCTGGATGCTGGAGCGCAAGGTCGTGGACAAAGGCTCTGATCCCCTGTTGCCAAGCAACTGTGAACCGGTCGTGTCACCTTCCATGTTTCGCGAAATCATGAATGACATTCCCATCAG GTTATCTCGAATCAAGTTCCGGGAGGAAGCCAAGCGCCTGCTCTTCAAATACGCAGAGGCTGCCAGGCGGCTCATCGAGTCCAG GAGTGCCTCTCCCGACAGCAGGAAGGTGGTCAAGTGGAACGTGGAGGACACCTTCAGCTGGCTACGGAAGGACCACTCCGCCTCCAAGGAGGACTACATG GATCGCCTGGAGCACCTGCGGAGGCAATGTGGGCCCCACGTCTCGGCCGCAGCCAAGGACTCCGTGGAAGGCATCTGTAGTAAGATCTACCACATCTCCCTGGAGTATGTCAAACGGATCCGAGAGAAGCACCTTGCCATCCTCAAGGAAAACAACATCCCAG AGGAGGTGGAGGCCCCCGAGGTGGAGCCCCGCCTGGTGTACTGCTACCCAGTGCGGCTGGCCGTGTCTGCACCCCCCATGCCCAGCGTGGAGATGCACATGGAGAACAGCGTGGTCTGCATCCGGTACAAGGGCGAGATGGTCAAGGTCAGCCGCAACTACTTCAGCAAGCTG TGGCTCCTTTACCGCTACAGCTGCATTGACGACTCTGCCTTTGAGAGGTTCCTGCCCCGAGTCTGGTGTCTTCTCCGACGGTACCAG ATGATGTTTGGCGTGGGCCTCTACGAGGGGACAGGCCTGCAGGGATCGCTGCCCGTGCACGTCTTCGAGGCCCTCCACCGACTTTTCGGCGTCAGCTTTGAGTGCTTTGCCTCACCCCTCAACTGCTACTTCCGCCAGTACTGCTCCGCCTTCCCTGACACCGATGGCTACTTTGGCTCCCGCGG gccctgcctggaCTTCTCTCCCCTGAGCGGCTCCTTCGAGGCCAACCCTCCGTTCTGCGAGGAGCTCATGGACGCCATGGTCTCCCACTTCGAG AGACTGCTCGAGAGCTCGCCAGAGCCCCTGTCCTTCATCGTGTTCATCCCTGAATGGCGGGAACCCCCGACCCCAGCGCTCACCCGCATGGAACAGAGCCGTTTCAAGCGCCACCAGCTGGTCCTGCCTGCCTTCGAGCATGAGTACCGCAGCGGCTCCCAGCACGTCTGCAAGAA GGAGGAAATGCACTACAAGGCCGTCCACAACACAGCCGTGCTCTTCCTGCAGAACGACCCCGGCTTTGCCAAGTGGGGGCCCACCCCCGAGCGACTGCAGGAGCTGAGTGCCGCCTACCGGCAGTCGGGCCGCAGCCACGGCTCTGGCAGCTCATCATCCTCCTCGGAGGCCAAGGACCGGGACTCAGGCCGGGAGCAGGGCCCCAGCCGGGAGCCTCACCCCACTTAA
- the PCIF1 gene encoding mRNA (2'-O-methyladenosine-N(6)-)-methyltransferase isoform X6 has product MANENHGSPREEASLLSHSPGTSNQNQPCSPKPIRLVQDLPEELVHAGWEKCWSRRENRPYYFNRFTNQSLWEMPVLGQHDVISDPLGLNATPLPQDSSLVETPPAENKPRKRQLSEEQPSGNGVKKPKIEIPVTPTGPSVPSSPSIPGTPTLKIWGTSSEDKQQAALLRPTELYWDLDIQTNAVIKHRGPSEVLPPHPEVELLRSQLILKLRQHYRELCQQREGIEPPRESFNRWMLERKVVDKGSDPLLPSNCEPVVSPSMFREIMNDIPIRLSRIKFREEAKRLLFKYAEAARRLIESRSASPDSRKVVKWNVEDTFSWLRKDHSASKEDYMDRLEHLRRQCGPHVSAAAKDSVEGICSKIYHISLEYVKRIREKHLAILKENNIPEEVEAPEVEPRLVYCYPVRLAVSAPPMPSVEMHMENSVVCIRYKGEMVKVSRNYFSKLWLLYRYSCIDDSAFERFLPRVWCLLRRYQMMFGVGLYEGTGLQGSLPVHVFEALHRLFGVSFECFASPLNCYFRQYCSAFPDTDGYFGSRGPCLDFSPLSGSFEANPPFCEELMDAMVSHFERLLESSPEPLSFIVFIPEWREPPTPALTRMEQSRFKRHQLVLPAFEHEYRSGSQHVCKKEEMHYKAVHNTAVLFLQNDPGFAKWGPTPERLQELSAAYRQSGRSHGSGSSSSSSEAKDRDSGREQGPSREPHPT; this is encoded by the exons ATGGCCAATGAGAATCACGGCAGCCCTCGGGAGGAAGCGTCCTTGCTGAGTCACTCCCCAGGCACCTCCAATCAGAACCAGCCCTGTTCTCCAAAGCCCATCCGCCTGGTGCAGGACCTCCCAG AGGAGCTGGTGCATGCGGGCTGGGAGAAGTGCTGGAGCAGAAGGGAGAACCGTCCCTACTACTTCAACCGATTTACCAACCAGTCCCTGTGGGAGATGCCCGTACTGGGCCAGCATGACGTAATT TCGGACCCTTTGGGGCTGAATGCGACCCCCCTGCCCCAAGACTCAAGCTTGGTGGAAACCCCCCCGGCTGAGAACAAGCCCCGAAAGCGGCAGCTCTCGGAAGAGCAGCCCAGCGGCAATGGCGTGAAGAAGCCCAAG ATTGAAATCCCTGTAACACCCACGGGCCCATCGGTGCCCAGCTCCCCCAGCATCCCAGGAACCCCTACACTGAAGATTTGGGGGACGTCCTCTGAAGATAAACAGCAGGCAGCTCTCctccgacccactga GCTGTACTGGGACCTGGACATCCAGACCAACGCTGTCATCAAGCACCGGGGGCCCTCGGAGGTGCTGCCTCCCCATCCTGAGGTGGAGCTGCTCCGCTCCCAACTCATCCTGAAGCTTCGGCAGCATTACCGGGAGCTGTGCCAGCAGCGAGAGG GCATTGAGCCCCCTCGGGAATCCTTCAACCGCTGGATGCTGGAGCGCAAGGTCGTGGACAAAGGCTCTGATCCCCTGTTGCCAAGCAACTGTGAACCGGTCGTGTCACCTTCCATGTTTCGCGAAATCATGAATGACATTCCCATCAG GTTATCTCGAATCAAGTTCCGGGAGGAAGCCAAGCGCCTGCTCTTCAAATACGCAGAGGCTGCCAGGCGGCTCATCGAGTCCAG GAGTGCCTCTCCCGACAGCAGGAAGGTGGTCAAGTGGAACGTGGAGGACACCTTCAGCTGGCTACGGAAGGACCACTCCGCCTCCAAGGAGGACTACATG GATCGCCTGGAGCACCTGCGGAGGCAATGTGGGCCCCACGTCTCGGCCGCAGCCAAGGACTCCGTGGAAGGCATCTGTAGTAAGATCTACCACATCTCCCTGGAGTATGTCAAACGGATCCGAGAGAAGCACCTTGCCATCCTCAAGGAAAACAACATCCCAG AGGAGGTGGAGGCCCCCGAGGTGGAGCCCCGCCTGGTGTACTGCTACCCAGTGCGGCTGGCCGTGTCTGCACCCCCCATGCCCAGCGTGGAGATGCACATGGAGAACAGCGTGGTCTGCATCCGGTACAAGGGCGAGATGGTCAAGGTCAGCCGCAACTACTTCAGCAAGCTG TGGCTCCTTTACCGCTACAGCTGCATTGACGACTCTGCCTTTGAGAGGTTCCTGCCCCGAGTCTGGTGTCTTCTCCGACGGTACCAG ATGATGTTTGGCGTGGGCCTCTACGAGGGGACAGGCCTGCAGGGATCGCTGCCCGTGCACGTCTTCGAGGCCCTCCACCGACTTTTCGGCGTCAGCTTTGAGTGCTTTGCCTCACCCCTCAACTGCTACTTCCGCCAGTACTGCTCCGCCTTCCCTGACACCGATGGCTACTTTGGCTCCCGCGG gccctgcctggaCTTCTCTCCCCTGAGCGGCTCCTTCGAGGCCAACCCTCCGTTCTGCGAGGAGCTCATGGACGCCATGGTCTCCCACTTCGAG AGACTGCTCGAGAGCTCGCCAGAGCCCCTGTCCTTCATCGTGTTCATCCCTGAATGGCGGGAACCCCCGACCCCAGCGCTCACCCGCATGGAACAGAGCCGTTTCAAGCGCCACCAGCTGGTCCTGCCTGCCTTCGAGCATGAGTACCGCAGCGGCTCCCAGCACGTCTGCAAGAA GGAGGAAATGCACTACAAGGCCGTCCACAACACAGCCGTGCTCTTCCTGCAGAACGACCCCGGCTTTGCCAAGTGGGGGCCCACCCCCGAGCGACTGCAGGAGCTGAGTGCCGCCTACCGGCAGTCGGGCCGCAGCCACGGCTCTGGCAGCTCATCATCCTCCTCGGAGGCCAAGGACCGGGACTCAGGCCGGGAGCAGGGCCCCAGCCGGGAGCCTCACCCCACTTAA
- the PCIF1 gene encoding mRNA (2'-O-methyladenosine-N(6)-)-methyltransferase isoform X4, whose product MSGVDAEMANENHGSPREEASLLSHSPGTSNQNQPCSPKPIRLVQDLPEELVHAGWEKCWSRRENRPYYFNRFTNQSLWEMPVLGQHDVISDPLGLNATPLPQDSSLVETPPAENKPRKRQLSEEQPSGNGVKKPKIEIPVTPTGPSVPSSPSIPGTPTLKIWGTSSEDKQQAALLRPTELYWDLDIQTNAVIKHRGPSEVLPPHPEVELLRSQLILKLRQHYRELCQQREACRLNPDLHQLSCPAGIEPPRESFNRWMLERKVVDKGSDPLLPSNCEPVVSPSMFREIMNDIPIRLSRIKFREEAKRLLFKYAEAARRLIESRSASPDSRKVVKWNVEDTFSWLRKDHSASKEDYMDRLEHLRRQCGPHVSAAAKDSVEGICSKIYHISLEYVKRIREKHLAILKENNIPEEVEAPEVEPRLVYCYPVRLAVSAPPMPSVEMHMENSVVCIRYKGEMVKVSRNYFSKLWLLYRYSCIDDSAFERFLPRVWCLLRRYQMMFGVGLYEGTGLQGSLPVHVFEALHRLFGVSFECFASPLNCYFRQYCSAFPDTDGYFGSRGPCLDFSPLSGSFEANPPFCEELMDAMVSHFERLLESSPEPLSFIVFIPEWREPPTPALTRMEQSRFKRHQLVLPAFEHEYRSGSQHVCKKEEMHYKAVHNTAVLFLQNDPGFAKWGPTPERLQELSAAYRQSGRSHGSGSSSSSSEAKDRDSGREQGPSREPHPT is encoded by the exons AT GTCCGGTGTGGATGCCGAGATGGCCAATGAGAATCACGGCAGCCCTCGGGAGGAAGCGTCCTTGCTGAGTCACTCCCCAGGCACCTCCAATCAGAACCAGCCCTGTTCTCCAAAGCCCATCCGCCTGGTGCAGGACCTCCCAG AGGAGCTGGTGCATGCGGGCTGGGAGAAGTGCTGGAGCAGAAGGGAGAACCGTCCCTACTACTTCAACCGATTTACCAACCAGTCCCTGTGGGAGATGCCCGTACTGGGCCAGCATGACGTAATT TCGGACCCTTTGGGGCTGAATGCGACCCCCCTGCCCCAAGACTCAAGCTTGGTGGAAACCCCCCCGGCTGAGAACAAGCCCCGAAAGCGGCAGCTCTCGGAAGAGCAGCCCAGCGGCAATGGCGTGAAGAAGCCCAAG ATTGAAATCCCTGTAACACCCACGGGCCCATCGGTGCCCAGCTCCCCCAGCATCCCAGGAACCCCTACACTGAAGATTTGGGGGACGTCCTCTGAAGATAAACAGCAGGCAGCTCTCctccgacccactga GCTGTACTGGGACCTGGACATCCAGACCAACGCTGTCATCAAGCACCGGGGGCCCTCGGAGGTGCTGCCTCCCCATCCTGAGGTGGAGCTGCTCCGCTCCCAACTCATCCTGAAGCTTCGGCAGCATTACCGGGAGCTGTGCCAGCAGCGAGAGG CCTGCCGCCTGAATCCAGACCTTCATCAGCTCTCCTGTCCCGCAGGCATTGAGCCCCCTCGGGAATCCTTCAACCGCTGGATGCTGGAGCGCAAGGTCGTGGACAAAGGCTCTGATCCCCTGTTGCCAAGCAACTGTGAACCGGTCGTGTCACCTTCCATGTTTCGCGAAATCATGAATGACATTCCCATCAG GTTATCTCGAATCAAGTTCCGGGAGGAAGCCAAGCGCCTGCTCTTCAAATACGCAGAGGCTGCCAGGCGGCTCATCGAGTCCAG GAGTGCCTCTCCCGACAGCAGGAAGGTGGTCAAGTGGAACGTGGAGGACACCTTCAGCTGGCTACGGAAGGACCACTCCGCCTCCAAGGAGGACTACATG GATCGCCTGGAGCACCTGCGGAGGCAATGTGGGCCCCACGTCTCGGCCGCAGCCAAGGACTCCGTGGAAGGCATCTGTAGTAAGATCTACCACATCTCCCTGGAGTATGTCAAACGGATCCGAGAGAAGCACCTTGCCATCCTCAAGGAAAACAACATCCCAG AGGAGGTGGAGGCCCCCGAGGTGGAGCCCCGCCTGGTGTACTGCTACCCAGTGCGGCTGGCCGTGTCTGCACCCCCCATGCCCAGCGTGGAGATGCACATGGAGAACAGCGTGGTCTGCATCCGGTACAAGGGCGAGATGGTCAAGGTCAGCCGCAACTACTTCAGCAAGCTG TGGCTCCTTTACCGCTACAGCTGCATTGACGACTCTGCCTTTGAGAGGTTCCTGCCCCGAGTCTGGTGTCTTCTCCGACGGTACCAG ATGATGTTTGGCGTGGGCCTCTACGAGGGGACAGGCCTGCAGGGATCGCTGCCCGTGCACGTCTTCGAGGCCCTCCACCGACTTTTCGGCGTCAGCTTTGAGTGCTTTGCCTCACCCCTCAACTGCTACTTCCGCCAGTACTGCTCCGCCTTCCCTGACACCGATGGCTACTTTGGCTCCCGCGG gccctgcctggaCTTCTCTCCCCTGAGCGGCTCCTTCGAGGCCAACCCTCCGTTCTGCGAGGAGCTCATGGACGCCATGGTCTCCCACTTCGAG AGACTGCTCGAGAGCTCGCCAGAGCCCCTGTCCTTCATCGTGTTCATCCCTGAATGGCGGGAACCCCCGACCCCAGCGCTCACCCGCATGGAACAGAGCCGTTTCAAGCGCCACCAGCTGGTCCTGCCTGCCTTCGAGCATGAGTACCGCAGCGGCTCCCAGCACGTCTGCAAGAA GGAGGAAATGCACTACAAGGCCGTCCACAACACAGCCGTGCTCTTCCTGCAGAACGACCCCGGCTTTGCCAAGTGGGGGCCCACCCCCGAGCGACTGCAGGAGCTGAGTGCCGCCTACCGGCAGTCGGGCCGCAGCCACGGCTCTGGCAGCTCATCATCCTCCTCGGAGGCCAAGGACCGGGACTCAGGCCGGGAGCAGGGCCCCAGCCGGGAGCCTCACCCCACTTAA